The Mytilus trossulus isolate FHL-02 chromosome 13, PNRI_Mtr1.1.1.hap1, whole genome shotgun sequence genome has a segment encoding these proteins:
- the LOC134694593 gene encoding uncharacterized protein LOC134694593 produces the protein MGDNSSAGKVCIFICALLIGGVILIAVLVGTSMKKLATGEVGIKYDTFQKDLGTETLREGLHLGPPGYEFIIFPSTYKSLTFDDLECLNKDGVKITLDVTYQYKVKSSKLRAVIMDFRNLDGYTNVLINAGRSALHESCSYFNTSQFQAERAIFQEKVQEQIELRYEELHAIITDLQVSNIDRPSEYESAIRSKERAREDIQVANNERPRLLTEATTKQREAETQAKIIIDKAESDARILANKAHTEAQAIIAQYRKESEAYKQIVDATGLAFSIEGFISYLGVRVIADATNPVYIGLDSPAHTVYP, from the exons ATGGGTGACAATAGTTCGGCAGGAAAAGTCTGCATATTCATATGTGCTTTACTGATAGGTGGCGTTATACTTATCGCCGTCTTGGTCGGCACGTCAATGAAAAAACTGGCCACAGGCGAAG tTGGAATCAAGTATGACACTTTCCAAAAGGATCTAGGCACGGAAACTTTAAGAGAAGGTTTACATCTGGGACCCCCGGGATACGAATTTATTATTTTCCCCAGTACATACAAGTCACTGACTTTCGATGACTTAGAA TGTTTAAACAAAGATGGAGTGAAAATAACCCTGGATGTGACATATCAATATAAAGTGAAATCTTCCAAACTGAGGGCTGTGATAATGGACTTTAGAAACTTAGACGGCTACACAAATGTTCTCATAAATGCAG GAAGATCTGCTTTACACGAATCTTGCAGTTATTTCAATACGTCACAATTCCAAGCTGAACGAGCAATTTTCCAGGAAAAAGTCCAAGAACAAATTGAATTAAGATATGAAGAGCTCCATGCAATAATTACTGATTTACAG GTGAGCAATATAGATAGACCGTCAGAGTATGAAAGTGCAATTAGGAGTAAAGAAAGAGCTAGAGAAGATATCCAAGTAGCAAACAATGAACGTCCAAGACTACTTACTGAGGCGACGACGAAGCAAAGAGAAGCTGAAACTCAAGCAAAGATAATTATTGACAAGGCGGAGTCAGATGCTCGTATTTTAGCTAACAA AGCCCATACCGAGGCCCAGGCAATTATTGCCCAGTACAGAAAAGAATCAGAGGCCTATAAACAGATCGTTGATGCCACAGGTCTTGCCTTCAGTATTGAAGGTTTTATCTCGTATCTAGGTGTTCGTGTAATTGCTGATGCCACGAACCCAGTATACATCGGTTTGGACAGTCCTGCACACACTGTTTACCCTTGA